The genomic window TGTGCAAGATGGACGGCGCCGTCATCTTGAGCGACGACGGCACCCGCATCCGCCGCGCCAACGTCCAACTGGTGCCCTCCCCCAGCCACCCCACCCAGGAATCCGGCACCCGGCACCGCAGCGCCGAACGCACGGCCCTGCAGACCGGTCGCCCGGTGGTCGCGGTCAGCCAGTCGATGAACATCATCACCCTGTACGTCGACGGCGTCCGTCACGTCCTGGAGGAGCCGGCGACCATTCTCGCCCGTGCGAACCAGGCCATCGCCACCATGGAGCGCTACCGCACCCGCCTCGACACCGCCAACCAGCGCCTATTCACGTCAGAACTGGGCGGTTACGCCACCGTCCACTCGGTGGCGTCCGTGTTGGAGCGCGAGGTGATGCTCAAGCGCGTCGGATTGGAGCTCGACCGTGACGTCCTGGAGTTGGGCACCGACGGCCGGCAACTGAATCTTCAGCTCACGGAGCTGCGCGGCGACAACGACCGGGAAATCTCCATGCTGCTGCGCGACTACCTGGTTTCTGCGGGCCCGCCCTCCGACGAGCAGCTTGCCGACGCCCTGGTCTCCCTCGACCGGCTCGCCGACGCGGACCTGCTGAAGTCGACGAACATCTCCCGCATCCTGGGGCTGCCCGCCACCGAGGAGGCGCTGGCGCAGTGGATCGTGCCCCGCGGCTACCGCGTGCTCTCCCGCATCCCGCGGGTGCAGCCTTTCCTGATGGACGAGGTCGTCGCCGCCTTCAGCGACGTGCGCAGCCTGCTCAAGGCGTCGGAAGAGGACCTGGCGGCCGTCGACGCCGTCGGCGCGCTCTGGGCGCGGCACATCCACGACGGGCTCCGCGGCTGGCGCCGCTGAAGCGGCGCGCTATCCCGTGAGGTTGAAGGTGTACGCCGGGGAGGGGTTGTCGCCGACGACGGCGTGCAGGAAGTAGCTGCCGCCCGACACCTCCGGACGGTCCGTGCACTGCCCCGGCGAAGAAGCGGTGCCTGACCAGACGGCCTCGAAGTAACGGCTGGAGTCGGACTCGAAGGTTTCCTCGCCGCTTTCGATGGCGTCGTAGCAGTCGACGTCGGACCAGACGCGCTCATTGGTGGCCAGGTCGTAGACCTCGAAACGCAGGGTCTGCTCGTCGAGGTCGATCTCGCAGTCCGCCCCGGTGGGGTTTTCGACGGTCATGTAGAAGGTGGGCAGGTCCCCGGCGGCGTAGGTCGGCTGGTCGCTGTTGGCGACGATGTTCAGGTCCCGCAGCGCGCAGGTGTCCGACTCCGGCTCCTCGGTCTCTTCGTCCTCGGCCTCCGGGTAGGG from Corynebacterium maris DSM 45190 includes these protein-coding regions:
- the disA gene encoding DNA integrity scanning diadenylate cyclase DisA, with the translated sequence MTESTAPEHAPTLDETLQRLAPGTHLRDALARIQRGNTGAIIVVGDGADVISLCDGGIEFDVPFAPTRLRELCKMDGAVILSDDGTRIRRANVQLVPSPSHPTQESGTRHRSAERTALQTGRPVVAVSQSMNIITLYVDGVRHVLEEPATILARANQAIATMERYRTRLDTANQRLFTSELGGYATVHSVASVLEREVMLKRVGLELDRDVLELGTDGRQLNLQLTELRGDNDREISMLLRDYLVSAGPPSDEQLADALVSLDRLADADLLKSTNISRILGLPATEEALAQWIVPRGYRVLSRIPRVQPFLMDEVVAAFSDVRSLLKASEEDLAAVDAVGALWARHIHDGLRGWRR